From the genome of Laspinema palackyanum D2c:
AAGTTCAAACTCGTTGAGATTTTGAGAGATTAGAGTCACCATGCCGGTATCGTGGGGACGGGGGGAGAGTTCGGAGAAAATCGTCTCATTTTGGGTGATAAAAAACTCAACGCCGAAAATACCGGCACCGCCTAAAGCATCGGTGACTTTTTGAGCGATCGCCTCCGCTTCTTGGATTCGTTCAGTTGAAATATCTGCCGGTTGCCAAGATTCTTGATAGTCGCCGCGTTCCTGACGATGACCGATCGCCGGACAAAACAACGTGGGACGATCCCACTGGCGGATTGTCAGCAGGGTAATTTCCAGTTCAAACTCAATGAATTCCTCAACAATTAGCTTTTGAGTATCCCCTCGGGAACCGGCGATCGCATAGTTCCAGGATGCCTCCACTTCGCTGCGATCGCGAACGGTAGATTGTCCTTTTCCCGAAGAAGACATCACAGGTTTAACCACATTGGGAAATCCAATTTGTTCCGAAGCGGCGATTAATTCTTCTAAGGTGGTAGCATAAGCATATTTAGCGGTTCTAATGCCTAATTCTCGATGAGCGAGTTCCCGAATGCGATCGCGATTCATCGTGTAGTTGGTTGCCTTCGCCGTGGGAATGACAACAATGCCGCGATCTTTTTCAAATTCGAGTAATTTTTCCGTGCGAATGGCTTCAATTTCAGGTATAATAAAATTGGGCTGATAGTGATTTACGATTCGTTCCAAATCGTCGGGATTTAGCATAGAAATCACTTCAGAATAATCCGCCACTTGCATCGCCGGAGCATTGGCATAGCGATCAACGGCAATCACGGTATTCCCGAGACGTTGAGCGGCGATCGTAAACTCTTTCCCAAGTTCGCCAGACCCGAGCAGCATTAATTTTTGAGGTAAACGCATCGAATTGATTCCCAATTGACTGGACTGCCACCTATTTTAAACCGTTTATTGTCAAATTCAACAGAAGGGAAGCGAGGGTTCCAACCGTTTACTGCTGTTTCATCCCTTTAAAACCATAATGTAGAGACGATTCGCTTTCTCGCCTCTACATTGAGGGTTTAGGGGTAAAGATTGCGGAAGTCCTGTTTTTTGCCCCTAAACTGCATAACTTTCCCCAATCCGATGCACTTTAATCAAGTTAGTTACCCCGGTAATTGGGAGGGGTAACCCGGCAATAATCACCACGAGGTCTCCTTTTTCGACGAATTTTTGTTCAAGGACTGTTTTTTCTAATAAAACAATCATTTCATCGGTATTAGAGACCTCTTCCAGTTGTAAAGATTGTAAACCCCAATATAGAGCGATGCGCCGTTGAATAAACTCATCCGTAGTGACAGCGATCGCTGGGATAGATTGGCGATATTTCGACAACAACCGAGCAGTGAATCCATGTTCGGTAAAGCAAATCAGCGCCTTGGCATGGAGATTTTCAGCCAGTTGGCAGCCCGCATGAACCACCGAGTTGCCAATCGGATATGCCTCAATTCCCGTCACATATTGTCGGGAAGAGGTTAACTGAGCCTCGGCAGTTTCTGCAATCAGCGCCATTGTTCTCACCGACTCAATGGGATAATCTCCCACTGCCGTTTCTCCCGACAGCATCAGAGCATCTGCTCCATCATAAATCGCATTGGCAATGTCCGAGACTTCCGCACGAGTCGGGCGCGGATTGTGAATCATGGACTCTAACATTTGAGTGGCGACAATCACAGGTTTTTGATGAGTCCAACAGGCTTGTAAAATCGATTTTTGGAGGGTAGGAACCCGTTCTAAGGGAATTTCTACCCCTAAATCTCCACGAGCTACCATGACAACATCTGCCGTTTCTACAATCTCATCTAAACAATCTAAGGCTTCATGACGCTCGATTTTAGCAATAACATGAGCGTATTTGTCTTTGCGCCTAATTGCCCCTTTTACTTCTTTGATGTCCGATGCTTCCCGAACGAAAGAGAGGGCCACATAATCAATGTTCTGATCCAAGCCAAAATTCAAATCTTCAATATCTTTTTGCGTCATGGCTGGAGCAGAAATTGAAGAATGCCTAAGATTAATTCCTTTGTGGCTTTTGACCGGACCCCCATAAATTACTGTTCCGTAAATTTCTTTTTCATAAATCCGATTAGCTTGGATACAAATCAGACCATCATCAATGAGGATTAAATCGCCTTCTTTAACATCATCGGCTAATCCTTTATAGGTGGAACTAAAGCGTTGAGCATTCCCGAGTACCTCTAGCATCGTAATGATGGTTGGATCCCCAGGATGGAGGAACACCGCAGGTTCCATTTCTCCGACTCGGATTTTCGGACCTTGTAAATCCTGCATAATCGCGATCGGTTTATTTAATTCGGCGGACACTTCGCGAATGGTTCGGATATTTTGTTCGTGAGTGGCATAGTCGCCGTGGGAGAAGTTTAAGCGAGCTACATCCATTCCCGCTAGAACCATTTCTGTGATGGTCTTGCGATCGCAACTAGCCGGACCGAGAGTGCAGATAATCTTCGTTTTACGCATAAAATTAAACCGATTAGAGAGGAATGCACGACATCAGTTAGCAGTTTAACCGAATTTTTATTATAATTCCGGACATTGCTCAGGTATGATCAGGGCAGGTTTTCCTGTTTTGAGTGGAATCAAATCCGGACCCGGGCCATTAATTGAAAATTTTAATCTCAATGGGGAGGGCTAAATGTGACGCAGGATACATCTGCTCCGTTGGCCGAGCCAATCCTGCACCGACTTCCCCAACATTTGGCTTTTTTATCATTAAAAATAAACTTTTATCATCCCGTTTAAAATTATAATAAAAATTTCCCTTTTATCTTTTTGTTCGATAGTAAAACGACATTAATCGCTTCCATTTCTCCCCCAACCTCCCCATCTCCCCCAACCTCCCCATCCCCCCGAACTCCCCACCTCCCTCTCCGGTTAGAGGCTCCCCCATCCCCTTCGTGGTATCTCTGTTAAAATGGCCGTTCGTATTTCCCAAGGGGTCAAGTCATAGGATATATTTCTAAAATAGCCCAATCCAAACGGTTTTTGTCCAACCCTTAAATCCGGTGGCGATGGGGATGCCGATGTAGTTTCCAGCAGCGATGCTGGCTTAAAATGGCAAATCAACGCCTGCCTTTATCCCACTCCTTGAGCGATGAATATTGCCGAAATTCTACACAAACAAGTTGAAGAAACCCCAGAGACTCCCGCCATCCTGGAGATGCGACGCGGTGCAAGGGGCAGGGTCAGTTTTGCTGAGTTGGAGTTGAGGGCGCGTCGGGGAGTGACCCTGTTGCGACAACAAGGGATGCAGAGGGGAGATACCATCTTGCTCATGCTGCCGCTGTCAACAGATTTTTACGTCGCGTTGATTGCCATTTTTAGACTCGGTGCGATCGCCTTAATCCTCGACCCCGATGCCCAGTCGGATGAACTTGATCGCGCCTCTACATTGTGCCGTCCCAAAGCGGTCATTACCACCCCAAAAAATCTAATTTGGCGGTTTTTCTCCCGGGCTTTTCGCAAAATTTCGCTTAAATTTACCGTCGGGTTTTCCCTCCCCACCCTGATTTCTTGGCAAAGAGCACAACCCCTAGAACCCGACCCTAAAATTACCGAAGTTGAGCCAGAAACTCCCGCAGTAATTGTTTCCACAGTCGGATTATATGAGCAATTAAAATTTATTGAATTGACTCACGAGCATTTAATCTTACAGCAAAAATCACTCTCCGAAATTCTCCTCACCCATCCGGGAGAAATAGATATTACCCTCCAACCGCTTCTCGGATTAATTAATATAGGGTTAGGGCTGACTAGCTTATTGCCCAAATTCAAAACAAAACAGCCTTTAATTCATCAAACCAAACCGATTATTGATGCTGTCAATAAATATCACCCCAATCGGATTGCGGCTTCTCCCACCTTACTTGAGAACCTAATCGAGGCGTTGATTAAAAAAAGAGAATTATTAACCCCTGCGTATAAAATATTTATTTGGGGAACGCCAGTTTTGCCCAGTCTGCTCAATCAAGTGAATCAAATTGCACCCCAAGCAGAAATTATCGCAATTTATGGAGAAACCGCCGCGATCGCCAGCCTCTCTCGCCGAGAAATTGAAGCCAACGACGTTAGTCAAATGCAGAGGGGAAAAGGCTTACTCGTGGGTAAACCCGCCCCAGATATCCAGTTAAGAATTATCCCCAACCAATGGGGCGCACCCGTCGCCCCTTATCAAAATCAAGCCGAATTTGAAGCCACCTGTCGCCCTCTTGCAGAACCCGGAGAAATTGTCTTGCAAGGCGATCGCTTCATCACCCGAACCTTAAACGAACTCGGGGACGAACCCATGAACTTTCGAGTCGGGGAACAACAATGGCATCGCACTGGAGATGCGGGATACTTAGACTCCCAGGGACGATTGTGGTTACTTGGACCCTGCCAAGATTGCCTTCAGGATAAATTCGGCGTGATTTATCCCCTAACTGTAGAGTGCGCGGTGGATTACAATCGGGAAGTCCAACGGATCGCCTTTTTTTCCTATCGCTATCAGCGAACCTTAGTGGTAGAAATGGCTGATAAAAGTGGCGATCGCACCTTATCTCAACGCAGTTTATCCTCTGTCCTAGAATCCCTACAATGGGCCAATGTAGAAGCGTTGCGCGTCGTTGAAAAAATCCCAATGGAGAAACGCTACCCCCGCCGAGTCGATCGCGTGGCATTGGAACGGATACTGGATGAACAGGACTAATTCAGATGGAGAAGTTGGAGAGGATGAAGGAGATAAGAGAGATGGCGCAGATAGGGGAGACTTACAACAGTAGGTTTTTTACGATTAACAAGTATTGAGGGCTAGAGTCAGGGGATGTAGAAGTAAGGGGTCGGGAATCAGAGGAAACAAGCGAATAGGGACCCCTTTAATTCAATCGGCTATAATGGAGTCTATCCACTCAGTATTATACCCGGGGACACCGGGTAAAAAATCTACCGTTGTAAGGAGGGTTAGGGTGGGGTTCCCCCATAAACTTAAACCCAAAAGTCCTATCCAATTCCCTCCCCTGTGCCTTGGATCAGGCGCTTTAAAAACTAGAAAAAGGCTTAACCCAATGACGGGCGATCGCAGCATCTAACAAAACCCTCGCCACCGCAAACATTAAAATACTTTCACTCGCCATCACCGCCACCGGCAACACCGTATTCGGGTTACTTAATCCCACCTCAACTTGCGCCAATCCTCGCACTAATCCAAACGCAAATACCGCCCCAGATTTCAAATGAGGATTCACATCATCCCGGATAATATAACGATAAGTCACCCCAAATAAAAAACCCGCAACTCCCGCACTTGCGCCACTCAACCACAACCGCTGCCATTCGGGAAAAATCCCCCAACTCTCAACCCCAGAGGATAACATCAACTGATTCCCCAAACTCGTCACTCCCCAAGCAACTGCCACAGACAATCCCCCGATTGCCCCCGCCTTAATCGATTCAATTCGTTCCGTCATCAGTTCCATGTTTCCCTCCAGTCAATCCAGCATCACCTGATTCTGATTTTATGAGATTTCTGACCCACTTCAACAAAAATTATAGAGCCTATTCAACTAATTTTTAAAATTTATAATCTAACATTTTATGTAATTTTTACATTAAAATGAGGGATAAATTATCACCACTGCAACAATGATTCATCCCTCATTTTTGATAGGTGTCAGAAGAAGCAAGTCATCGGTTTAAAGCCGAACTCACCCCATGCTGACGAATTACAAAACCTTATGAGTGTACTCATGTTGCTTAACATTATCCTCAGTACGGACAATATTATCGGAATTCAGAACCCGCTTGCGCTCCACAGAATAGTTCAATTCGCGATAAGTTGACCCAATCGCGATCGCCTCGCAAGCTTGAGGACGATGTTGATAGGTGCGAACCGTCGAAATCGCCCGTTCTACAAAATCATCACAGAATTGAGCATCTGCCGGAAATTCCGGTAACAGTTTCGGCTGTTCACCCTCCAAAACTGTCCCCAGGGTAGTGGCACAAGCCATTTCATAAGATGTAGGAATTCCCTTGAGAATCGCTTCTAAAGCCGCCGAAGGAATTGGTTCTACAATTTTGACCTGATGGACTTCCCCATCTTGCTTAAGAAAACAAGTTGCCAAACCGACGACTAGATAATCTTCGGTTGAAACATCAGGCGCGTTCGAGTAAGGAGTTGCAACGGACATGATTTTTACCAAATTCAAGGACACGCACTATTGAGTTGCATTTTACTGACATCTTGCACCATTCTCAACACCGGCGGGGGATAAATCCCCCGCCTCATAGCTAAAGTCGTCTAAAGACGACTGCAAGTCTGATACAGTGGTGTTTTCAGCACCATTCTCAACAACCGGCGGGGGATAAATCCCCCGCCTCATAGCTAAAGTCGTCTAAAGACGACTGCAAGTCTTATCGCGTTGTGTTTTTAGTCCGTGTTAACCGACTGCAAGTCTGATACAGTGGTGTTTTCAGTCGGTTTCAACCGACTTTAGCTATTAGGCGGGGGATTTATCCCCCGCCGGGTGTTGCCACTGGTGCAAGATGTCGGTTTCAACCGACTTGAGCTGTTAGGCGGGGGATAAATCCCCCGCCGGGTGAGTGGCTCACAGAACAGGCTCCAACTCCCGCAACCCCTGAACATCGATCGCCGCCAGATGCTCATAAGCCGAGTCAATCACCCGTTTCCCCCGTAAAAAGCCCGTACTCGCCCCGGGACAGATATAGTGCAAGCTCTCAGGTGTAAATCGCTCTTGCAGCGCCTTAACAGCCTGAATTTGGCGGGTCCAGTGAAAGGTTTTAGAGGTTCTCAAAGGCATCGGTTCTCCCTGAGCATTCGGAAGTAAATGCCGCCCCACGAATAAAACCCCACCGTGCCCGCCATAATATAAACAGGAGGACCCAGGGGAATGACCGGGGGTCCAAATTCCCTGACAATGGGGACTCAGGGTGCAATCCTTCTCAAATGTCTGCACGGTCAATTCTGGCAGTAAATAGGCTTCCCACTCTTGAATCACCACTTGAGCGCCCGTTGCCTTTTGAATGTCCTTAACTTTGGAAATCCCCCCCCGATGGGTCAAAAATAGCCACTGCACGCCCCCTTGCTGAGTCAGGAATTCCTCCGTCGATTCATCCCAGGGGGGACAATCTACCAGGATATTCGCGTTGTTTTCTACAATAAGATAAGCTGTCGCGCCTAGGGTCTCTCGATTGGGAGAAAAGGCAAAAATATTATCCAGGACAGCCCGTGGTTGTTTGGGCATAGCATGATTCTCTGGTTACTGCTTCTAGGATTTATTACATACATTATCTTGCGGCAGCGTGTGGCACACCTGACGCGCACTCCGCTTTGGGTGTTGTGGTTGGCATTAATGGCCCCTGCATTCCTGTGGATGGTTTGGTTTGTCATTCATGGCGAAGACAGTCCCTTACCCACTGAAGTCGCCCTCGGTTCATTTGTGGTGTCGCCCCTGATCTACTGGATACTCTTTTTCTGGGGTCGCCGGGATATGCCTTCCCCATTAGAACAGGATTCAGGAGTTGATCCAGCCCGGGAATCTGCCGGAATCAAAGCGGTATCTCGCATAGGTCCTCCCGCCAGTGCCCAGGAATTACGCGCCCTGAATGATGGGGAAGAACAGGAACTGCGGGATTGTTTTGATTGGACGGTGTACGCCCTACATCAGATTGATTACCGTCCGCAAGCGGTGATCTGTCGGGGTCAGTTGCGATCGCCCCCGGAGTCTGCCTATCAAAAAATTCGCGCCAAAATCGAAGATAAATTCGGCGATCGCTTCTTAATTATTTTTCAGCAAGATTTCAAAGGTCAGCCGTTTTTTATCCTCGTTCCCAATCCGGAACAAACCGCCTCCACCAATGACTTACACAAACCCCTAATCGCCCTCTCCCTCGCCGGGATCACCCTCTTTACCACCAGTTGGTTCGGAACTGAACTGGCTGGATTTTCCCTAGAGGAGTTGCAATCCGACCCCAGTTTATTACTTCAGGGATTACCCTATGCCGTCGCCCTGATGCTCATCCTGGGTATCCATGAATCCGGTCACTATCTGAGCGCAGTATTTTATAAAATCAAGACAACTCTGCCTTATTTTATTCCCTTCCCCTTTTTGTTAGGCACTTTCGGGGCGTTCATCCAAATCCAGTCGCCCATGCCAAATCGGAAAGTCTTGTTTGATATCAGTATT
Proteins encoded in this window:
- the purT gene encoding formate-dependent phosphoribosylglycinamide formyltransferase yields the protein MGINSMRLPQKLMLLGSGELGKEFTIAAQRLGNTVIAVDRYANAPAMQVADYSEVISMLNPDDLERIVNHYQPNFIIPEIEAIRTEKLLEFEKDRGIVVIPTAKATNYTMNRDRIRELAHRELGIRTAKYAYATTLEELIAASEQIGFPNVVKPVMSSSGKGQSTVRDRSEVEASWNYAIAGSRGDTQKLIVEEFIEFELEITLLTIRQWDRPTLFCPAIGHRQERGDYQESWQPADISTERIQEAEAIAQKVTDALGGAGIFGVEFFITQNETIFSELSPRPHDTGMVTLISQNLNEFELHLRAILGLPIPKIEQFGPSASAVILAQEHSDSISYQGVADALIEPDVDLRLFGKPDSRPYRRMGVALAKGQTIAEARAKATRAANTVKIGK
- the pyk gene encoding pyruvate kinase: MRKTKIICTLGPASCDRKTITEMVLAGMDVARLNFSHGDYATHEQNIRTIREVSAELNKPIAIMQDLQGPKIRVGEMEPAVFLHPGDPTIITMLEVLGNAQRFSSTYKGLADDVKEGDLILIDDGLICIQANRIYEKEIYGTVIYGGPVKSHKGINLRHSSISAPAMTQKDIEDLNFGLDQNIDYVALSFVREASDIKEVKGAIRRKDKYAHVIAKIERHEALDCLDEIVETADVVMVARGDLGVEIPLERVPTLQKSILQACWTHQKPVIVATQMLESMIHNPRPTRAEVSDIANAIYDGADALMLSGETAVGDYPIESVRTMALIAETAEAQLTSSRQYVTGIEAYPIGNSVVHAGCQLAENLHAKALICFTEHGFTARLLSKYRQSIPAIAVTTDEFIQRRIALYWGLQSLQLEEVSNTDEMIVLLEKTVLEQKFVEKGDLVVIIAGLPLPITGVTNLIKVHRIGESYAV
- a CDS encoding AMP-binding protein, whose protein sequence is MNIAEILHKQVEETPETPAILEMRRGARGRVSFAELELRARRGVTLLRQQGMQRGDTILLMLPLSTDFYVALIAIFRLGAIALILDPDAQSDELDRASTLCRPKAVITTPKNLIWRFFSRAFRKISLKFTVGFSLPTLISWQRAQPLEPDPKITEVEPETPAVIVSTVGLYEQLKFIELTHEHLILQQKSLSEILLTHPGEIDITLQPLLGLINIGLGLTSLLPKFKTKQPLIHQTKPIIDAVNKYHPNRIAASPTLLENLIEALIKKRELLTPAYKIFIWGTPVLPSLLNQVNQIAPQAEIIAIYGETAAIASLSRREIEANDVSQMQRGKGLLVGKPAPDIQLRIIPNQWGAPVAPYQNQAEFEATCRPLAEPGEIVLQGDRFITRTLNELGDEPMNFRVGEQQWHRTGDAGYLDSQGRLWLLGPCQDCLQDKFGVIYPLTVECAVDYNREVQRIAFFSYRYQRTLVVEMADKSGDRTLSQRSLSSVLESLQWANVEALRVVEKIPMEKRYPRRVDRVALERILDEQD
- a CDS encoding MBL fold metallo-hydrolase; amino-acid sequence: MPKQPRAVLDNIFAFSPNRETLGATAYLIVENNANILVDCPPWDESTEEFLTQQGGVQWLFLTHRGGISKVKDIQKATGAQVVIQEWEAYLLPELTVQTFEKDCTLSPHCQGIWTPGHSPGSSCLYYGGHGGVLFVGRHLLPNAQGEPMPLRTSKTFHWTRQIQAVKALQERFTPESLHYICPGASTGFLRGKRVIDSAYEHLAAIDVQGLRELEPVL
- a CDS encoding site-2 protease family protein — translated: MILWLLLLGFITYIILRQRVAHLTRTPLWVLWLALMAPAFLWMVWFVIHGEDSPLPTEVALGSFVVSPLIYWILFFWGRRDMPSPLEQDSGVDPARESAGIKAVSRIGPPASAQELRALNDGEEQELRDCFDWTVYALHQIDYRPQAVICRGQLRSPPESAYQKIRAKIEDKFGDRFLIIFQQDFKGQPFFILVPNPEQTASTNDLHKPLIALSLAGITLFTTSWFGTELAGFSLEELQSDPSLLLQGLPYAVALMLILGIHESGHYLSAVFYKIKTTLPYFIPFPFLLGTFGAFIQIQSPMPNRKVLFDISIAGPLAGFVVTLPVLCWGLVHSTVVPMPENAGMFQITALDPKSSLILTLVSKLALGSQLTLTSALNLHPVAVAGYIGLIATALNLIPVGQLDGGHIIHAMFGQVQAARISQFTRFAFLGLSWVQRGWIIWAILLFFMPIVDSPALNDVSELDNRRDFLGLVAIALFLAIVLPAPRLITQWLNII